From the genome of Streptacidiphilus sp. PB12-B1b:
CGGGTGCTGGTCGCGGACGACCAGGCGGTGGTGCGTGACGGGGTGGCGCTGCTGCTGACCTCGGCGGAGGACATCGAGGTGGTCGGGCAGGCCGGTGACGGGAACGAGGCGGTGCGGCTCGCCCTGGCCGAGCGGCCCGACGTGGCTCTCGTGGACCTGCGGATGCCCGGGCTCGACGGCGCGCAGGTGACGGCCGAGGTAGTGGCAGCGGGTATGGGGACACGGGTGCTGGTCCTGACGACGTTCGCCGACGACGACGCGGTGATGCCTGCGCTGCGGGCCGGCGCCCTCGGCTACCTGACCAAGGACGCAACCGGCGAGGCGGTGCTGGCCGCGGTCCGGGATGTGGCGGCCGGTCGGACCGTCCTCGACCCGGCCGTGCAGCGGCGGCTGGTGCAACTCGTCGTGACGGAGCCCAAGGCGCCCGCCGCCGCGTCCGCGCCCTCGTCGGCGATGCTTCCACCCGAGGCCGAGGGGCTGACCAGGCGGGAGGTCGACGTCGTCCGGCTCCTGGCGAAGGGGCTGAACAACCGGCAGGTGGCGCGCGAGCTGGTTGTCAGCCAGGCGACGGTGAAGACCCACCTCAACCACGTCCTGGCCAAGCTGGCGCTGGACGATCGCGGCGCGCTGATCGCCTGGGCCTGGCGCTTCGGCCTGGTCGACAACACCGAGCAGTAGCGGCGCGGACTTCAACCCGGGTTGCACCCCTGGGTTGAAGGAGTTCGGGGCGCATCGGCGGATGCTCTCAGACATGACAACGACCGACTGGTTCATCGACATCGCGCTCCTGCTCATCGTTCTTCGCCAGATGCGCGAGGAGCGGCTGACCACCCGCACCATCCTGCTCCCGCTCGGCATGATCGCCTGGGCCGCCGACAACTACCTGACCGACATCCCGACCGCCGGCAACGACGTGCTGCTGGCCGTGATCTTCGCGGCCACCGGGGTCGTCTTCGGCCTCGCCGGCGGTCTGCTCACCCGCGTCCGGCACGCGGGCGGGCACGTGCTGATCAAGGCCTCCCGCAGCGCGGCCGCACTCTGGATCATCAGCATGGGCTTCCGCCTGGGCTTCGCGGTGTGGTCCACGCATCCCTCCGGCGCCGCGCACCTGACCAGCTTCTCCGCCGCACACGACGTCACCGGCGGCCAGGCCTGGGTCGTCGCCCTGCTCCTGATGGCGGTCGGCGAGGTCGTCGTCCGCCTGGGCACGATCATCATCCGCGGCCGGCTGCTGCAGGCACGGGTCGATCGCAACGCGCACAAGCCGGCCCACCGCACGGGCGCCTACGTCTGAGCCGCGAAACAGCCTGCGGCACGGCGCTCGACCCGCGCACCGAACCCACAGCCCATCCTGCTCACCACCCCACCCGCACCTGATCAGCACGGAGGCCCCTCATGTCCGCACCGCACCGCACGCCGCGTGCCCTCACCCTGCATCGGCTGGCCGTGGCCGCGGCCGTCGCCACGGTGGCCCTCGGAGCGGTCGCCTGTTCGTCCGGCGGCGGGCACGCGACCAGCGCTTCGCGCAGCAAGCCGAGCACGCAGGCCACGACAGTGACCGCCACCACGGCGGCGGCGACCATCGTCCCGAACTCCGCCCTGAGCGGGCCGGGCGCGTTCCTCGGGCCGGTGCGCCAGATCCCGGTCGACGGCATCACGATCGGCTACCGCCAGTTCGGCTCCGGCCCCGACCTCATCATGGTCATGGGCGACACCGGCACCATGAGCGACTGGACGGTCAACCTGTTGAGCCGGCTCGGCCGGCACTACCACGTCACGATCTTCGACAACCGCGGCGTCGGCTACACGACCGACGACACCTCGGTCCCCGACACCATCCCCCTCATGGCGGACGACACCGTCGGTCTGATCAAGGCGCTGGGTCTGCGGCACCCCACGCTGCTCGGCTGGTCGATGGGCGGCGAGATCGGCCTGACCGTCGCCGCGCTGCACCCGGGTGCGATCAGCGCGTTGGTGAGCACCGGCGGCGACCTCGGCGGCAGCCAGGCCATCAACACCCCGCCCGCCGTGGCCGAGGAGCTCAACAGCCCCAGGACCACGGGGCCGCAGATGCTGGACCTGCTCTTCCCCGCCGACGCCACCGCCGCGCGGACCGCGTACATCGAGCAGCTCGGTCTGATCCCGCCGGAGAAGGTCGGCATCGAGACGCTGCTGCGTCAGTACCAGGCCGGACAGGCGTACGGGTCCTTCGAGGGCACCTGGGACAAGCTGCCCGACAGCACCATCCCGATGCTGATCACCAATGGCTCCCTCGACGAGATCACCCCGCCCGGAAACGCGAGCATCATCACTCAGCGGGCCAAGCACGCCAAGCTGGTCCTCTTCCCCGACGCCGGCCACGCGATGCTCGTCCAGGACTCCGGCCGGTTCGTCTCCCTGGTGACTGAGTTCACCAAGGCGTCAGGCATCGAATAGCAGACCACTTCGGACGGCGACGACCGGAGACGCTGCTGGAGCAGGCGGTGCGCGGCACCCGCACGACGCCGCGCTCCCGCAGCCCTCGTGTGGCCCTCGCGCGGCCCTCGCGCGGCCCTCGCGCGGCCCTCGTGCAGCCCTCGCGCGGCAGCAAGTTGCCACTTCCCGCGCGCATTCCGAATCCGGGCCGTGCAGGTTCCTGCAGCCAGATCTCCTTGCCGCGTGGTGAGTTGTGGCCGGAAGATGGCAGATGCTCCACGTCCGGGCGGCTTCGGCGCCCGGACGACCCGGAGTTCCCGCGTTCCCCGAGCAAGTCCTAGAAAGGACCGATGAACCATGAGCGTTGACTTCGCCGCCTTCGACCTGACCGAGCTGGCCGTCCTGGACGTCGACGCCTCCGCCCCGCAGGGCCGCACCACGCTCCTCCCCAACAACCTGGAGGACCTGCTCGGCAAGCCGGGCATGGAGGTGACCGTGGAACCGATGTGCTGCTCCTGCGTCTCCTGCGTCGTCGCCAACGACATCAGCCAGTGACCCTGCCCCACCCTCGACGCCCCTGGCTCTGAGGCCGGCGTCCCCCTAGCCCGGCAGCTCCGGGCCGGCCCCGTGCGTTTCCTCGCCCCAGCTCACTGGAGGCGGGCAGACGCGTCCCACCTGGAGTCACCATCAGTCGATCCGGACCAGGTCAGGCCACCCACTCACAAGAACCGACGACCGGTCACCCCCTGGGACCGGCCGGCCTCGCCGACACCGCCATGGTGCGCGTCAACCCGTTGCCCGGACGCCGCCTGGGCACCGCCGCCCTGACCGGGGCGATCACCGCGCTGACCGAGGCGGAGCGGCAGTGCGCCGCGCTGGTCGACGCCGCCCGCGCCGAGCTGTTCGACCTCGCCGCGGGCGCCGACGGCCACGAGCTGCGGACCGTCCTGGAGCTCAAGCGCGCGGTCCACAACCAGCGCACCCCCAAACCATCGGCTGCGAGCCGCAGTTGGCCTGCCGCGACCAGCGCCTGGCTGGCCGCCCGGCAGCGCGGCGACCTCGCGCGGAGCGTGCTGACCACGGGCTACGAGAGCTGCCTCGCCGAGGAGCGGGCCGCCCTCGCGCAGACGGTCGCGGCCGAGCCGTTCCAGGTATCCCTGGCGCTCACCTCGCCCGGGGTCCTCGCGGCCGTGCGCCGTTACGCGCGCAGCGCCGGCCGCCCCTCCAAGCAGGACCGGAAGTCGGAGCGGGGCATCCTGCAGCACCTGGCACGGGCCATGGTGCGCACCTCGCCGCTGGCCCGGTTCACCGCCGTCGGCTTCGCCTCCTGGTACGAGCAGGGCACCGCGCTCGACCGGGTCACCTTCCAGCGCCGCCGGACGCACCCGGTCGTCTCGGTGGACCGGGCCCTGTTCGCCGCCCTCGTCGACGGCCTGCTGCCGGCGGGCGGCGAAGCGGCGCCGGCGGCCACCGTACGGCGCAACCCCTCGCTGCACACCACCCAGGACGCCGTACGGTTCCGCCGACGCGAGGGCGCGCAGATCCGGGTGCTCTCCACCCCGCTCACCCCGCACCTCGCCACCCTGCTGGACCTCCTCACGCTGGGGCCGGTCCCGCCCGCCGAGCTGGGCCGGGCACTGACGGACCGTCTGGGCTGCACCGGGCAGCAGGCCGCACAACTGGTCCTGGCCGCGTGCGAGGCACAGATCCTGCTGCCCGGGCCGGTCCTGGACGAGCAGGCGGCGGATCCCCTGCCGGCCGCCCTGGAACTGCTGCGCGGGCACGACCCGGCCGCGGCCACCGCCCTGGCCGACGCGGCCTCCTCGCTCGACCGTCTCCCGCACGCCACCGTGACGGAGCGGGTGGCCCTGCTGAACCGCCTGGACGCGGTGCAGCAGCAGCTGACCGGGCACGGCACCCGGCCGGGGCGGCTGCGGGTCAACGAGGACTACGTGCTCGACCCGTTCGCGGTCTCGGCCGACGGCTACCGGCCGGCGCTCGACGACTTGGCCGAGGTCGCGGAGTTCGCTGGGCTCTTCGAGCGCCACCACGGGCTGCGGGCGCTGGCGTGCGCCCTGTTCGTCGAGCGCTTCGGTGCTGGAGCCTCGGTCCCGCTGGTCGACCACGCCACCGCTTTGGTCGGGGCGCTGCGCGGTGCCGAGGCCCGCCTCACCGAGCCGGACGGGAACGTCGGTCCGCGTGACGGTTCGCTGGCCCAGCTGCTGAAGGCGCGCGCCGCCGCCGTGCGGACGATCGGCGAGCGGATCGCCCGGCACCGGGCCGAGCGGCCGCAGGCCGAGGAACTGGCGCTGGAGCCCGGTCTGCTGGCCGAGTTGGCCGCCGCGCTGCCCGAGCGGTTCCGGCGCCCGGCCGCCTCCTACGGGCTGACGGTCCAGCCGGTGGCGGGTCGGCTTGTGCTCAACGGGTGCTTCCCCGGCCACGGCATGCTCGGCATGCGCTTCCTCGGCGCGGACCGCGAGCTGGGCGGCCGGGCGGCCGAGTCGATCGCCCGGCGCGCCACGGCGGTCTTCTCGGCGGACGGCGTCGAGCCGTGCGAGGACCGCGGCCTGCACGGGTTCAACATCAACCACCGCGTCCCGCTCCTGGAGCGGACCGTCACCCCCGGCCGGTGGCTCGGGATCCGGCTCGCCCACGACCCCGACCGCGACGAGCTGGTGCTGCTGGACGCCGACGGCGCCCGGGTGCGTCCGGTCACGCTGGGCATGCGCTGGCAGGAGCTGCACCCGGCCCCGCTGCGCATCGCCACGCTGCTGGTCGACACCAGTACGGTGGCGGTCGACGCCTTCGGCTGGGAGCGGCCCCCTGCGAGCGAAGCACCGCACCGCACTTTGGCGTCACCACGATTGACGGTAGGTCAGGTAGTTCTGCAGCGCCGCCGCTGGTATCCCGGGGCCGACTTCCCGTCCGCGCCGGGCCTCACCGAGGCGGCGCGGCACCTGATCGACCTCACGGCCTGGCGGGCGGTGCACGCGGTCCCGGACGAGGTCGTGATCAAGACCGGCTCCGACCGGGCGGCCCCGGCCCGCATACCGGCGGGCGGCGGCCGACCGGCGCAGTGGCGGCCGGAGAAGCCGCAGTACGCCGACCTGGCCAGCGCGCTGGCGGTCCGGGCGCTGCCCTGGTACCTGGACCGCCGCACCCCCGGCAGCTACCTGGAGGAGGCACTGCCGGGGGTGCACCGGGGGCGCCACGCCGTCGAGTGGGTCATCGAGTTCGACCGCCCCGCCGGGGCCCGATTCCAGCTGAGGACGTCATGCGAGTGAAGCTCCGCCCGGACGCGCACTGCGCACCGGTGCCGCAAGGGATCCACTGGAGCCGGGGGGACCGCACGTTCGTGCTGTCCGGTCCGCCCACGCTGTTCACCGTCGTCGACGACCAGTTCGGCGCCCTGCTCGACGGCACGAGCGTGGACGAGATGGTGGCGGCGACCGGGGACGAGCGGTCCCGGCCGGTCCTGAAGCACATCGTGCGCGCGCTGCTGGCCCAGGACGTGCTGATCGACCTGGACGCGGCGGGCCCGCTGCCGGACCGGCGCAGCGCCGAGGAGCACGCCGCGCTGCTGTGCTACCTGGAGGCCAACTGCGCTGAGCCCTACCGGGCGTTCGCCGCGGTGCGCGCCGCCCGGGTGGCGGTCGTCGGCGGCGGGCCCGGGGCCGACGCGGTGCGCCGCGGGCTGGCCGCCAACGGCGCCGGGGAGATCGCCGGGCTCGACCGCTCCGCGCTGCCGGAAAGCGCCGCCCACGCGACCGTGGTGGTGCTGATCGACGACTGCGATCGCCCGCTCGACCTGCTCGCCACCGTCGCGCTGCTGGCGCCGGGCACCCCCGTGCTGCCGGTGGCCGCCGGGCCCGCCGTCGCGCTGGTCGGGCCGGTCTGCACCGACCCGGCCGAGGTGCGGGCGTTCCTGACCGTGAGGGCCCGGGCCACCGACTGGCAGCTGACCGGGGTGGACTCCGCGGCCCCGCGCCCGATCAGCGCGGTGCTGGCCGGGTCGCTGGCCGCCCAGGGCGTGCTGGCCCACGTGGCCGGCACCGCGCGCGGTCCGCGCACCGCCTGGGTGGTGCACGGCCACGCGGTGCAAACCACAGCCGTCCCGGTGCCGCGGGCCGGGACCGGACCGGTCTGGCGCCCGCTGGAGCCGGCGCGGATCGGCGAGCCCGGGCGCGAATCCGCCTCCGAGGCCGGCGCGGAGCCCGGCACCGAAGCCATCGCCCCGTCTCCGGCCGAGGAGTCCGCGTTCGACGCCGCGCTCACCGCCCGGTGGACCGGCCTGGCCCGCTGGGGCCCTGACCTGGACCTCCCGCAACTACCCCTCAGCCTGGTCACCGCCCAAGTGGTGCCCGGCCCCGGACCGTCCGGCGCCCTCGTCGGCGGGGTCGTCGGTCCGCACGTCCTGGGATGGGGCCAGAATCGCGCCTCCGCCGGACTGGCGGCCGGGCTGGCCGTGCTGCGCCGCCGCGCCGCCGAGGAGTGGGCCGAGGACCTGGCGCAGGAGGGGGGCAACCCGAAGCCGGTGCCCGCGGCCGGGCTCACCGAGGTCCACCTCCTGGTGGACGGCCTGCTGCGGCAGGCCGGACAGGAGGCCCTGGCCCGGTCCGCCGGTGCCCCGCTGGCCTGGGAGGAGGTCGAGGGCATCCCCACCCGGACGCTCTGGGGCCTGCTGAGGGACTTCTTCGACGTCCCCGCCGAGCTGCGCCGGCACACCGTGACCGGCCTGGACTGGCAACTGGTCAGCGTGGTGGACGAGGTCACCGGCGATGTCCTGGCCACGCAGTGGGGCCCGGACCAGGCCTCCGCCGCCTACGCGGCCCTGTTCGCCGCCACCGCGCGTGCCCAGTTCCAGGCGTCCGTGCGGACCGCACCGCAGGCGCCCGTCCTGCCGCCGGACCCGGTCGGAACGTGGTCGCTGGAGACCGCCCCGCAGGCCGAGGTGGACGACTGCCTGCGCCAACTGCTGGCGCGTGCCCGGGGCCTGGGGCTGCAGCCGCGCGCGCGGCGGCTGCTCCGCGACGCGACCGCGGGCGAGCTGGCGCTGCCGTGCGGCTGGGTGGCGCCGGCATGAGCGCACGGATCACGAGCCCGCAGACCACCAGCGCACCGGTCACCGACGCACGGATCCTGCCGGGGCCCGGCGCGCCGGCCGACCTGCTGGCACTCCCCTGGCACGAGCTGACGGACACACTCGGCCCGCTGCTGATCGCGGTCTGCGCGGGCTACGACGCCGCGTGGGAGAGCCGGGCACTGGCGCTGGCCCGTGAGCAGGGCCGCCCGCTGCTGTCGGTGCGGGCGACCCCGGCCGAGGTCCTGCTCGGGCCGCTCTGGACCCCCGACGGCGGGTCGGCCTGCGCCGGCTGCGCGCAGGTCCGCGACGCCGACCGCGACGCGCCGGGCAACGCCGCCGACCCGGCCACCGCCCCGGCGGCGCCACCGGCACCGCGACGGCGGGCCGCAGGCGCGCCGGTCCTCGCGCCCGCCCTGGGGCAGCTCCTGGCCGAACTGCTCCGGGACGCCCGGCCCCTGCTCGCACCGGGCGACCTGCTCGCGCTCACCCGCGAAGGCCTGCTGCGCCGGCACCGGGTGGCGCCCAGCCACCGCTGCCCCGCGTGCGCGGACGATCCGGGCCCGCGGGTCGCCAGGCCCTCGGACCCGCCCCCACCGCGTCCGCTGCTCCCCCGGCCCACGTCCGCCGCGCTGCCCGACCGCGGCGAGCCGCCGTTCGGCCTGGACCCCGAGCGGATGCGCGCGGCATTGACCGACGCCCGGTTCGGGCCGGTGCTCGGGACTCAGCGGCTGCGGCTGGTCGCCATGGCGATGACCGAGACCCGCCTGCTCGGAGCCACGTTCGCGGGCTACGGCCGCGGCTCGACCTTCCGGCACGCCGAGCCCGTGGGCTGCCTGGAGGCGTACGAGCGCAGCGGCGGCTATCCGCACGTCGCCCCACTCGTGCGCGGCGCCACGGCCCGCGAGCTGGGCGAGCAGGCGATCGGGCTCGCCGGGCTGGGCCACCACACCGCGCGGCAGCTGGAGGCGCCGCTGAGCAGCCTGCGGCCGGTGGACGAGGACACCCCGATGGACTGGGTCTGGGGCCACCCGCTGGACGGCGGCCCGCCGCTGCTCGTCCCGGCCGAGGTGGGCTTCTACCAGTACAGCTACCCGGCCCTCTCCGACGCACCGGAACACGTGGGGCGCACGCGCCACTTCCACGACTCCTCCAGCGGCTGCGCGCTCGGCGGAAGCTACGAGGAGGCCGCTCTGCACTCGCTGCTGGAGCTGGCCGAGCGCGACGCCTTCCTGCTTTCCTGGCACCGCCGCCGGCCGCTGCCGCGGATCGCGCCGCAGGAGATCACCGACCGCGAGTGTCGGCTGCTGATCCGGCAGATCGAGGACCGGGGCTACCAGGTACACCTGCTGGTCGCCACCGCCGACCTGGCGATCCCGGTGATCTGGGTGCTGGCGCTGCGGGAGGACGGCCGGGTGCCGGCCACCCTCAGCTCCGCCGGCTCCGGTGCGGACCCGGTGGCCGCCGCCCGGGCGGGCCTGTGGGAGCTGTCCCAGATGGTCAGCGCCGGAGCGGACTGGGACGTCGAGGCGACCCGGCCGCTCGCCGCCGACCCCTGGCTCGTCGCCCAGATGTCCGACCACCACAAGCGCTACGCCTACCCCGAACTACTGCCCCGGATGCGCGAGTTGCTGGGCGGACCGGTGGTCAGCCCGGCGCAGGCCTTTCCCGGCTGGCCGGACGAGTTCTCCAGCGCCGCCCGCGGGGACGTCACCGGGGCACTGCGCTTCGTCGCGGCGCTGTTCCGGCGGGCGGGCCTGGAACGCATCGTGGTGGTCGACCAGTCCACGCCCGAGCACACCGCCGCCGGGCTGTCCGTCGTCAAGGCGGTGGTTCCAGGCATCCTGCCGATGTGCTTCGGACAGGCACAGCAGCGGCTCGCCGGGCTCCCCCGGCTGGCCTCCGCGATCGCGGAGGCCACCGGCACGCTGCCGCGCGAGGAAGACTTCCCCTTCGATCCCCACCCCTTCCCCTGAGACGGCGCCGCCCATGACGACCACCACCGACGTCCGGCTCTTCGCCTACCGTCAGGGCCCGTTGCGGACCGGCCTGGCCGAGCTGCCCCTGGGGAGCGACACCGAACCCACCACCTCGACCCTGCCACCGGCCCGGGCCCGCGGCACCCGTGGGCGTCCGCTGCCGGCCGGCACCCATCGGCTGCTGGCCGACGCACCGTACCCGCAGCCGCTGCCGGCCGACGCCCTCGCCGCGCTGGGCCCCGGGGACCTGGCGGGCCACCTGCTGGTCTGCGCCCTCGGCCTGCAACGACGCGAGCCCTCGCACCAGTTCAACGACCACCGGGTGACCGCCTCGGTACGCAGCCAGTTCCCCGTGCACGCCTTCGTACTGGCGCCCGACGGATCCCGCGCCTACCTGGACGTCTACCGGCACGCGCTGGTCGACCTGGTGGACGACGCGGACGTCTCGGACGACGTGGACGACTCGGACAGCGGGGGCGTCGAGGGCGACCTCGCGGAGCTGCTCCCCGCCCCGGGCGACCTCACCGTGGTGCTGGCCGCGCGCTTCACCGACCTGCCGGTCACCTACGGGCGCCTGCGCTGCACGCTGAGCCTGCTGGAGCTGGGCATCAATCTGCGTGCCCTGCACACCGCCGCCGACCTGCTGGGCGTCCCGGTCCGGCTGCGCTCGGACGCCGCGCTCACCCGTGCGGCCGCCCGGCTGCTGGAGAACAGCGGTCCCGGGGCCTGGTCCCCGCCGCTGGTGGTCACCCTCGAAGGCGCCGGCCCGCTGCCGTCCAGCCGCCGACTGCCGGGCACGGACGGGTCCGGGGATGTGGAGCGGCACGCGTGGGAACGCGGGCTGCTGCGCGACCAGTCCGGCCAGGAGTCGCTCCGGGAGGCGGACGCGGTGACCGCCCCGCTGGCCGCGCTCTCGTGCGGCACGGGCGAACCGGTGCGCAGCGTACCGGACCTGGCGCAGCGTGAACCGGCGGAGCACCGCCCTGCGGGGCGTGAGTCGGCGGACCCGGATGCCGGCCCCGCGCGGCCCGACTGGGCTCAGACCCTGTGGAACCGGTCCGCTGGGCGGACCCGGGCCGGCCTGCCGGGGTTCTCCGCCCGACCCGCCGTGCTCGGTGCGGCGTTCCTGCGCGACACGCTCGCCTGGCTCGAGGTGCCGGCGCCGGGCCCGCTGCTCCCCGAGGTGGGTCGCCGAGTGCGGACCCGCGTCGTGCTGCAGCGGACCGCCGGTCTCCCCACCGGCCGCTACGCGGTGACACGCGGACACGTGGAGTGCGAGCAGCAGGACCCCGATCTGATGCGGCGGTTCGCGGACGCCTTCGGCTACCCGCTGACGCCCGCCATCGACTGCGGGCTGCGCCACGCGAACGCCGTGTGGGTCTTCGCCGCCGACCTCGACGGGATCCTGGGGGAGTTCGGGCCGGCCGGCTGGTCGCTGCTCCAGCTGTGGTGCGGCTGGGCCACCCACGGGCTGACCACCGCCGCCGCAGCGCACGGGCTGTTCGCCCGCCCGGCCCGCTCCTTCGGCGAGTTCTGGCTGCAGCGGACGCTGGAGCTGCCCCGCTCGACGTTCCCGGTCTTCACCCTCATCTGCGGCCGCTCCCGGTTCAGCGAGCCAGTCCTCGACATGAGGGTCTGACGCAGCCCTTGCCGAACACCTCGTCCATGCAGGTGGGGTGGCCCTTCGACGTCAAGTGCGGATGCTCGACCAGGCGCCGCCGCGCGGCGGCGGCGAGCGCGGCATGATGACCGGTCGTGCTGCTGGAACCGGGGCCCCGGGCAGGACGCACGCGCTCGCACCGCTGCGGCTGCTCCCGGTGAGCGCCCGCGAGAAGGACATCGAGATCCTGGCCCTGCGCCACCTTGATCACCGTCCTGGAAAGACAGCTGAACGGACAGCTGCTCCGATCCCAGGCCGACGCCCGCGCCCTTATGGCGTCGCTGCTCCAGAGCCTGCCCCGGAAGGCCCTGCGCCGGACCCGACTGCCGGTGCGACCAGGCACCGTCCCGCGCTGACACCGAGACACGGCCGCCCGCCGGCACCCCGCCAAGTCCAGGCCAAAGCGGGGAGGCCGCCCCGCACCGTGCACCCGATCCGAACTCTGGTACTGCGCCTGGAAGGCCGCCGCCGGGCCTTCGACATCGCCTTCGACGGCCGACTCTCCATCGGCCGCCGCTAACCCACACCACCCGAGTCACACCGCCGGCCGTACAGACCTGCCAGTAGTTGCCGGCGGTGGTGGCCAAGTTGGTACGGGCTGCCGGTGCGGCGGCGCAGTTGTCGGTCGCGGTCCACGCGGCGACAAGGCGGTCGAGGGTGTCGTAGGAGGAGCACTGCTGGTCGGTGACGGTGGTTCCGGCCTCGGACTGCTGGTCGGTGTCCGAGGTCAGGTTCCCGGCGGCGTCGTAGGTGTAGCTGGTGTTGTCGACGGCGGGGCCCGGGGCCTGGGTGCGGGAGATCAGGGAG
Proteins encoded in this window:
- a CDS encoding response regulator transcription factor, which encodes MTIRVLVADDQAVVRDGVALLLTSAEDIEVVGQAGDGNEAVRLALAERPDVALVDLRMPGLDGAQVTAEVVAAGMGTRVLVLTTFADDDAVMPALRAGALGYLTKDATGEAVLAAVRDVAAGRTVLDPAVQRRLVQLVVTEPKAPAAASAPSSAMLPPEAEGLTRREVDVVRLLAKGLNNRQVARELVVSQATVKTHLNHVLAKLALDDRGALIAWAWRFGLVDNTEQ
- a CDS encoding TOMM precursor leader peptide-binding protein; this translates as MSARITSPQTTSAPVTDARILPGPGAPADLLALPWHELTDTLGPLLIAVCAGYDAAWESRALALAREQGRPLLSVRATPAEVLLGPLWTPDGGSACAGCAQVRDADRDAPGNAADPATAPAAPPAPRRRAAGAPVLAPALGQLLAELLRDARPLLAPGDLLALTREGLLRRHRVAPSHRCPACADDPGPRVARPSDPPPPRPLLPRPTSAALPDRGEPPFGLDPERMRAALTDARFGPVLGTQRLRLVAMAMTETRLLGATFAGYGRGSTFRHAEPVGCLEAYERSGGYPHVAPLVRGATARELGEQAIGLAGLGHHTARQLEAPLSSLRPVDEDTPMDWVWGHPLDGGPPLLVPAEVGFYQYSYPALSDAPEHVGRTRHFHDSSSGCALGGSYEEAALHSLLELAERDAFLLSWHRRRPLPRIAPQEITDRECRLLIRQIEDRGYQVHLLVATADLAIPVIWVLALREDGRVPATLSSAGSGADPVAAARAGLWELSQMVSAGADWDVEATRPLAADPWLVAQMSDHHKRYAYPELLPRMRELLGGPVVSPAQAFPGWPDEFSSAARGDVTGALRFVAALFRRAGLERIVVVDQSTPEHTAAGLSVVKAVVPGILPMCFGQAQQRLAGLPRLASAIAEATGTLPREEDFPFDPHPFP
- a CDS encoding lantibiotic dehydratase family protein, with product MVRVNPLPGRRLGTAALTGAITALTEAERQCAALVDAARAELFDLAAGADGHELRTVLELKRAVHNQRTPKPSAASRSWPAATSAWLAARQRGDLARSVLTTGYESCLAEERAALAQTVAAEPFQVSLALTSPGVLAAVRRYARSAGRPSKQDRKSERGILQHLARAMVRTSPLARFTAVGFASWYEQGTALDRVTFQRRRTHPVVSVDRALFAALVDGLLPAGGEAAPAATVRRNPSLHTTQDAVRFRRREGAQIRVLSTPLTPHLATLLDLLTLGPVPPAELGRALTDRLGCTGQQAAQLVLAACEAQILLPGPVLDEQAADPLPAALELLRGHDPAAATALADAASSLDRLPHATVTERVALLNRLDAVQQQLTGHGTRPGRLRVNEDYVLDPFAVSADGYRPALDDLAEVAEFAGLFERHHGLRALACALFVERFGAGASVPLVDHATALVGALRGAEARLTEPDGNVGPRDGSLAQLLKARAAAVRTIGERIARHRAERPQAEELALEPGLLAELAAALPERFRRPAASYGLTVQPVAGRLVLNGCFPGHGMLGMRFLGADRELGGRAAESIARRATAVFSADGVEPCEDRGLHGFNINHRVPLLERTVTPGRWLGIRLAHDPDRDELVLLDADGARVRPVTLGMRWQELHPAPLRIATLLVDTSTVAVDAFGWERPPASEAPHRTLASPRLTVGQVVLQRRRWYPGADFPSAPGLTEAARHLIDLTAWRAVHAVPDEVVIKTGSDRAAPARIPAGGGRPAQWRPEKPQYADLASALAVRALPWYLDRRTPGSYLEEALPGVHRGRHAVEWVIEFDRPAGARFQLRTSCE
- a CDS encoding alpha/beta fold hydrolase, with protein sequence MSAPHRTPRALTLHRLAVAAAVATVALGAVACSSGGGHATSASRSKPSTQATTVTATTAAATIVPNSALSGPGAFLGPVRQIPVDGITIGYRQFGSGPDLIMVMGDTGTMSDWTVNLLSRLGRHYHVTIFDNRGVGYTTDDTSVPDTIPLMADDTVGLIKALGLRHPTLLGWSMGGEIGLTVAALHPGAISALVSTGGDLGGSQAINTPPAVAEELNSPRTTGPQMLDLLFPADATAARTAYIEQLGLIPPEKVGIETLLRQYQAGQAYGSFEGTWDKLPDSTIPMLITNGSLDEITPPGNASIITQRAKHAKLVLFPDAGHAMLVQDSGRFVSLVTEFTKASGIE